One genomic region from Antedon mediterranea chromosome 3, ecAntMedi1.1, whole genome shotgun sequence encodes:
- the LOC140044750 gene encoding histone-lysine N-methyltransferase MECOM-like isoform X2: MKYIRSSPDLDDQNMMAVQVDHKVFYKVVRPICTGEELLVGKDTVLPEKEQSNLPEIEERVFVCEDCNELFTSKTALRDHEQYSCPRKDKEYSDNEKEKNHLDNNSDEEMEKTPSMASDDYYHQSEQNQYDESREFKCELCPKTFNWKANLIRHQSTHNSERQYSCENCSKVFTDPSNLQRHIRTQHHGARCHACPECGKTFATSSGLKQHTHIHSSIKPFTCEVCLKSYTQFSNLCRHKRMHIDCRTRLKCMGCGQVFSTVTSLNKHRRFCHGQQLLNSQLAAGIPLQQSLRSGPGMLPGGHPMVGSLPNGALHPASMAHMWNANIHLQQQALIQNSLLAEKGLPPQPFMLGYPPLSKSQPTSPTEVSNLQKSRLPPSTEEWLKHYTTPAPQTNSDSADVKSKDQSPKKVKPSKSESDISEGSDVSNVSTPASSELDSTSGSDLDSESDEHVPRKAAKRALYNSSKSATKTSDSLKEEHSKNRPILSPSEGSTAGAGSSEPIKAIASFADKYFGGPGGPIFMPHIPFPFIRPGMPIDPLWARSMFLNGQAAVNGLLKKQEIPFDLSRKSPESPKEEKHSTEDQPLDLSLSVKKTEEKVSTKLEEESRKTHIFGDSKNKISPINRLMSLPYPRPIIMDPMYRVNHLEGSSAPKYLRVDYHNEHTGRSSFSPIRKFEHYNGDSGLIKSGTSAPSQGYPFKHVIYQGPSNKMIVRGKDRYTCKYCGKLFPRSANLTRHLRTHTGEQPYSCKYCDRSFSISSNLQRHVRNIHNKEKPFKCPLCDRCFGQQTNLDRHLKKHENDKAEGGPFVSTELNGKEDSYFDEIKNFIGEMEDDENEDGIAENGHKESIDLSIKTDDVREPETSSDIDEMAMSGEEEQKEDGVTNESIMDDSSEEEISDQSKVEPMESTAGQIDVVINKKKEWLAKFEPESKKLGISSVAREPSSTSNGNGLHPLPLMSYGTNHPQSATAV; the protein is encoded by the exons ATGAAGTACATACGTAGTTCACCGGATCTGGATGACCAGAACATGATGGCAGTTCAAGTCGACCATAAG GTTTTTTATAAAGTGGTGCGTCCAATTTGCACTGGTGAGGAGTTATTGGTAGGAAAGGACACAGTCTTACCCGAAAAAGAGCAATCAAATCTACCCGAGATAG aagaGAGAGTGTTCGTTTGCGAAGATTGCAATGAGCTGTTCACATCAAAGACTGCCCTCAGAGACCATGAACAATATTCATGTCCACGAAAAGATAAAGAATATAGTGACAATGAGAAAG aaaaaaatcaTCTTGATAACAACAGTGATGAGGAAATGGAAAAGACCCCATCGATGGCTTCAGATGATTACTATCACCAATCTGAACAGAACCAATACGACGAAAGTCGAGAATTCAAATGCGAGTTGTGTCCGAAAACTTTCAACTGGAAAGCGAACTTGATCCGCCACCAATCTACGCACAATTCAGAGCGTCAATATTCTTGCGAGAATTGTAGTAAAGTGTTTACCGATCCGAGTAATTTACAGAGACACATTCGCACGCAGCACCATGGAGCCCGTTGCCACGCCTGTCCCGAGTGTGGAAAAACATTTGCCACAAGTAGTGGTCTAAAACaacacacacacatacacaGCAGTATAAAGCCATTTACTTGTGAGGTTTGCTTAAAGTCGTACACACAATTTTCTAATCTATGCCGACACAAACGAATGCACATAGACTGCCGGACACGATTAAAGTGCATGGGATGTGGACAGGTATTCTCGACTGTTACCTCTCTTAATAAACATCGCCGATTTTGTCATGGACAACAACTACTAAACAGCCAGTTAGCAGCCGGTATACCACTACAACAGAGCCTTCGTTCAGGGCCAGGTATGCTGCCTGGTGGGCATCCTATGGTTGGCAGCCTGCCAAACGGAGCCCTGCATCCTGCTAGTATGGCACATATGTGGAATGCAAATATTCATTTACAACAACAAGCCTTGATCCAGAATAGCTTATTAGCAGAGAAGGGACTTCCCCCTCAACCCTTCATGCTTGGCTACCCACCATTGTCAAAATCTCAACCCACTAGTCCTACTGAAGTAAGTAATCTTCAGAAGTCTCGACTGCCACCTTCTACCGAGGAATGGCTGAAACATTATACCACTCCAGCACCACAAACAAATAGTGATTCTGCTGATGTAAAATCTAAGGATCAAAGTCCAAAGAAAGTAAAACCTTCAAAATCGGAGAGTGACATCAGTGAAGGGAGTGATGTATCTAATGTCAGTACACCTGCATCCAGTGAACTTGACTCTACATCAGGCAGTGACTTAGACAGTGAAAGTGACGAGCATGTACCAAGAAAAGCTGCTAAGCGAGCTTTATATAACTCATCAAAATCTGCTACTAAAACAAGTGATTCACTGAAAGAAGAACATTCAAAGAACAGACCAATCTTATCACCAAGCGAGGGCAGCACAGCAGGAGCAGGTTCCAGTGAACCGATTAAAGCAATTGCTTCTTTTGCAGACAAGTATTTTGGTGGCCCTGGTGGTCCAATTTTCATGCCTCACATACCGTTTCCATTTATAAGACCTGGTATGCCGATTGATCCTCTCTGGGCCAGATCAATGTTTCTCAATGGTCAAGCAGCCGTTAACGGTTtactaaaaaaacaagaaattcCATTTGATCTTTCTCGTAAGTCGCCAGAAAGCCCCAAAGAAGAAAAGCACTCTACAGAGGACCAACCACTGGACCTGAGTTTATCTGTTAAAAAAACTGAAGAAAAAGTCAGTACCAAATTAGAAGAGGAATCAAGAAAGACGCACATTTTTGGCGATTCCAAAAACAAGATCTCGCCAATCAACCGACTGATGAGTCTGCCATATCCTCGACCAATAATAATGGATCCCATGTACAGAGTGAATCATTTGGAAGGAAGCTCGGCCCCAAAATATTTGCGAGTTGATTATCATAATGAGCATACTGGGCGATCTTCTTTTTCTCCTATTCGCAAATTTGAACATTACAACGGTGACAGCGGCCTGATTAAATCAGGCACTAGTGCACCAAGTCAAGGCTATCCTTTTAAACATGTCATATATCAAGGaccttcaaacaaaatgatagTTCGAGGAAAAGATCGTTACACATGTAAATATTGTGGAAAATTATTCCCACGATCCGCGAATCTTACACGTCATTTGCGAACGCACACTGGAGAGCAACCTTACTCTTGTAAGTACTGTGATCGGTCTTTCAGTATTTCATCAAACCTACAACGTCATGTACGTAACATCCACAATAAAGAAAAACCATTCAAGTGTCCACTTTGCGATAGATGCTTTGGCCAGCAGACAAATCTTGACCGTCATCTTAAGAAACATGAGAATGACAAAGCTGAAGGAGGACCGTTTGTTAGCACTGAACTTAACGGGAAAGAAGATTCttattttgatgaaattaaaaatttcaTTGGAGAAATGGAAGATGACGAAAATGAAGATGGAATTGCTGAAAATGGACATAAAGAAAGTATTGATCTCAGTATTAAAACGGACGACGTACGTGAACCAGAGACATCGAGTGATATCGATGAAATGGCAATGAGTGGTGAGGAAGAACAAAAAGAAGATGGAGTGACCAACGAAAGCATAATGGATGATTCGTCAGAGGAAGAAATTTCTGACCAATCGAAAGTTGAGCCAATGGAATCCACTGCAGGACAGATTGATGTTGTTATCAATAAGAAGAAAGAGTGGCTGGCTAAATTTGAACCAGAAAGTAAAAAGTTAGGAATTTCTTCTGTCGCACGGGAGCCATCATCAACAAGTAATGGCAATGGTCTTCACCCACTTCCTCTTATGTCATACGGCACTAATCATCCTCAATCCGCAACCGCTGTGTAA
- the LOC140044750 gene encoding histone-lysine N-methyltransferase MECOM-like isoform X1, producing the protein MRSKGKARKVTKNELDGTDGTMYSSEHTSDNETSSSTCGDAQETTGSPSPVYIPDNVDLPPQFILRESLLGSIAVFSHADIPVGETFGPFKGVEKETVTKTEFACQIVDELGKVRGWIDASEPDTGNWMKYIRSSPDLDDQNMMAVQVDHKVFYKVVRPICTGEELLVGKDTVLPEKEQSNLPEIEERVFVCEDCNELFTSKTALRDHEQYSCPRKDKEYSDNEKEKNHLDNNSDEEMEKTPSMASDDYYHQSEQNQYDESREFKCELCPKTFNWKANLIRHQSTHNSERQYSCENCSKVFTDPSNLQRHIRTQHHGARCHACPECGKTFATSSGLKQHTHIHSSIKPFTCEVCLKSYTQFSNLCRHKRMHIDCRTRLKCMGCGQVFSTVTSLNKHRRFCHGQQLLNSQLAAGIPLQQSLRSGPGMLPGGHPMVGSLPNGALHPASMAHMWNANIHLQQQALIQNSLLAEKGLPPQPFMLGYPPLSKSQPTSPTEVSNLQKSRLPPSTEEWLKHYTTPAPQTNSDSADVKSKDQSPKKVKPSKSESDISEGSDVSNVSTPASSELDSTSGSDLDSESDEHVPRKAAKRALYNSSKSATKTSDSLKEEHSKNRPILSPSEGSTAGAGSSEPIKAIASFADKYFGGPGGPIFMPHIPFPFIRPGMPIDPLWARSMFLNGQAAVNGLLKKQEIPFDLSRKSPESPKEEKHSTEDQPLDLSLSVKKTEEKVSTKLEEESRKTHIFGDSKNKISPINRLMSLPYPRPIIMDPMYRVNHLEGSSAPKYLRVDYHNEHTGRSSFSPIRKFEHYNGDSGLIKSGTSAPSQGYPFKHVIYQGPSNKMIVRGKDRYTCKYCGKLFPRSANLTRHLRTHTGEQPYSCKYCDRSFSISSNLQRHVRNIHNKEKPFKCPLCDRCFGQQTNLDRHLKKHENDKAEGGPFVSTELNGKEDSYFDEIKNFIGEMEDDENEDGIAENGHKESIDLSIKTDDVREPETSSDIDEMAMSGEEEQKEDGVTNESIMDDSSEEEISDQSKVEPMESTAGQIDVVINKKKEWLAKFEPESKKLGISSVAREPSSTSNGNGLHPLPLMSYGTNHPQSATAV; encoded by the exons ATTGTTGACGAACTTGGCAAAGTACGGGGTTGGATTGACGCTAGTGAGCCAGATACCGGCAACTGGATGAAGTACATACGTAGTTCACCGGATCTGGATGACCAGAACATGATGGCAGTTCAAGTCGACCATAAG GTTTTTTATAAAGTGGTGCGTCCAATTTGCACTGGTGAGGAGTTATTGGTAGGAAAGGACACAGTCTTACCCGAAAAAGAGCAATCAAATCTACCCGAGATAG aagaGAGAGTGTTCGTTTGCGAAGATTGCAATGAGCTGTTCACATCAAAGACTGCCCTCAGAGACCATGAACAATATTCATGTCCACGAAAAGATAAAGAATATAGTGACAATGAGAAAG aaaaaaatcaTCTTGATAACAACAGTGATGAGGAAATGGAAAAGACCCCATCGATGGCTTCAGATGATTACTATCACCAATCTGAACAGAACCAATACGACGAAAGTCGAGAATTCAAATGCGAGTTGTGTCCGAAAACTTTCAACTGGAAAGCGAACTTGATCCGCCACCAATCTACGCACAATTCAGAGCGTCAATATTCTTGCGAGAATTGTAGTAAAGTGTTTACCGATCCGAGTAATTTACAGAGACACATTCGCACGCAGCACCATGGAGCCCGTTGCCACGCCTGTCCCGAGTGTGGAAAAACATTTGCCACAAGTAGTGGTCTAAAACaacacacacacatacacaGCAGTATAAAGCCATTTACTTGTGAGGTTTGCTTAAAGTCGTACACACAATTTTCTAATCTATGCCGACACAAACGAATGCACATAGACTGCCGGACACGATTAAAGTGCATGGGATGTGGACAGGTATTCTCGACTGTTACCTCTCTTAATAAACATCGCCGATTTTGTCATGGACAACAACTACTAAACAGCCAGTTAGCAGCCGGTATACCACTACAACAGAGCCTTCGTTCAGGGCCAGGTATGCTGCCTGGTGGGCATCCTATGGTTGGCAGCCTGCCAAACGGAGCCCTGCATCCTGCTAGTATGGCACATATGTGGAATGCAAATATTCATTTACAACAACAAGCCTTGATCCAGAATAGCTTATTAGCAGAGAAGGGACTTCCCCCTCAACCCTTCATGCTTGGCTACCCACCATTGTCAAAATCTCAACCCACTAGTCCTACTGAAGTAAGTAATCTTCAGAAGTCTCGACTGCCACCTTCTACCGAGGAATGGCTGAAACATTATACCACTCCAGCACCACAAACAAATAGTGATTCTGCTGATGTAAAATCTAAGGATCAAAGTCCAAAGAAAGTAAAACCTTCAAAATCGGAGAGTGACATCAGTGAAGGGAGTGATGTATCTAATGTCAGTACACCTGCATCCAGTGAACTTGACTCTACATCAGGCAGTGACTTAGACAGTGAAAGTGACGAGCATGTACCAAGAAAAGCTGCTAAGCGAGCTTTATATAACTCATCAAAATCTGCTACTAAAACAAGTGATTCACTGAAAGAAGAACATTCAAAGAACAGACCAATCTTATCACCAAGCGAGGGCAGCACAGCAGGAGCAGGTTCCAGTGAACCGATTAAAGCAATTGCTTCTTTTGCAGACAAGTATTTTGGTGGCCCTGGTGGTCCAATTTTCATGCCTCACATACCGTTTCCATTTATAAGACCTGGTATGCCGATTGATCCTCTCTGGGCCAGATCAATGTTTCTCAATGGTCAAGCAGCCGTTAACGGTTtactaaaaaaacaagaaattcCATTTGATCTTTCTCGTAAGTCGCCAGAAAGCCCCAAAGAAGAAAAGCACTCTACAGAGGACCAACCACTGGACCTGAGTTTATCTGTTAAAAAAACTGAAGAAAAAGTCAGTACCAAATTAGAAGAGGAATCAAGAAAGACGCACATTTTTGGCGATTCCAAAAACAAGATCTCGCCAATCAACCGACTGATGAGTCTGCCATATCCTCGACCAATAATAATGGATCCCATGTACAGAGTGAATCATTTGGAAGGAAGCTCGGCCCCAAAATATTTGCGAGTTGATTATCATAATGAGCATACTGGGCGATCTTCTTTTTCTCCTATTCGCAAATTTGAACATTACAACGGTGACAGCGGCCTGATTAAATCAGGCACTAGTGCACCAAGTCAAGGCTATCCTTTTAAACATGTCATATATCAAGGaccttcaaacaaaatgatagTTCGAGGAAAAGATCGTTACACATGTAAATATTGTGGAAAATTATTCCCACGATCCGCGAATCTTACACGTCATTTGCGAACGCACACTGGAGAGCAACCTTACTCTTGTAAGTACTGTGATCGGTCTTTCAGTATTTCATCAAACCTACAACGTCATGTACGTAACATCCACAATAAAGAAAAACCATTCAAGTGTCCACTTTGCGATAGATGCTTTGGCCAGCAGACAAATCTTGACCGTCATCTTAAGAAACATGAGAATGACAAAGCTGAAGGAGGACCGTTTGTTAGCACTGAACTTAACGGGAAAGAAGATTCttattttgatgaaattaaaaatttcaTTGGAGAAATGGAAGATGACGAAAATGAAGATGGAATTGCTGAAAATGGACATAAAGAAAGTATTGATCTCAGTATTAAAACGGACGACGTACGTGAACCAGAGACATCGAGTGATATCGATGAAATGGCAATGAGTGGTGAGGAAGAACAAAAAGAAGATGGAGTGACCAACGAAAGCATAATGGATGATTCGTCAGAGGAAGAAATTTCTGACCAATCGAAAGTTGAGCCAATGGAATCCACTGCAGGACAGATTGATGTTGTTATCAATAAGAAGAAAGAGTGGCTGGCTAAATTTGAACCAGAAAGTAAAAAGTTAGGAATTTCTTCTGTCGCACGGGAGCCATCATCAACAAGTAATGGCAATGGTCTTCACCCACTTCCTCTTATGTCATACGGCACTAATCATCCTCAATCCGCAACCGCTGTGTAA